One region of Vibrio sp. FE10 genomic DNA includes:
- a CDS encoding adenosine deaminase, which produces MNAFIQGLPKVELHLHIEGSLEPELLFQLAQRNGIELPYSSPEQLRRAYEFDDLQSFLDIYYQGADALRTEQDYYDLTWAYLERCKADNVIHTEIFFDPQTHTDRGIAFDTAINGIHRALECGRKELGITSQIIACFLRHLSEESAIQTFADVLKHQDKIVGVGLDSSELGHPPEKFKRVFQQAKQAGFLTVAHAGEEGPAQNIVDAIEMLSVSRVDHGVQCMTDDALIAELIETKMPLTVCPLSNIKLRVFDVMEEHNIVELLRKGVAVTINSDDPAYFGGYMSDNFNAVSLAHEMTKRELAQFTLNAIEASFIEESLKQQYRGVVQAYLDQAGDL; this is translated from the coding sequence ATGAACGCATTTATTCAAGGTCTTCCAAAAGTAGAGCTGCATTTACACATTGAAGGCTCACTCGAACCCGAGTTACTTTTCCAACTGGCTCAACGCAACGGCATTGAACTGCCTTATTCATCCCCAGAGCAACTAAGACGCGCATACGAATTCGACGATTTGCAGTCGTTTCTCGATATCTATTATCAAGGTGCTGATGCGCTGCGCACTGAACAAGATTACTATGATTTAACATGGGCGTACTTAGAGCGTTGTAAAGCGGATAATGTTATTCATACAGAGATTTTCTTTGATCCTCAGACTCATACGGATCGTGGTATTGCATTCGACACGGCCATTAACGGCATTCATCGTGCGCTTGAATGCGGTCGAAAAGAGCTAGGTATTACGTCTCAAATTATTGCCTGCTTCTTGCGTCACCTGTCTGAAGAGAGCGCAATCCAAACGTTCGCTGATGTGCTCAAGCATCAAGATAAAATCGTTGGGGTTGGATTAGACTCCTCAGAACTCGGCCACCCGCCAGAGAAGTTTAAGCGTGTATTCCAACAAGCAAAACAAGCGGGCTTTCTGACTGTGGCTCATGCAGGAGAAGAAGGACCTGCTCAAAACATCGTGGATGCCATTGAAATGCTCAGTGTAAGCCGAGTAGACCATGGTGTGCAGTGCATGACAGATGACGCTTTGATAGCCGAATTAATTGAAACCAAAATGCCGCTGACTGTGTGTCCATTGTCTAACATTAAATTGCGTGTGTTCGATGTAATGGAAGAGCACAACATTGTCGAACTGCTGAGAAAAGGCGTTGCTGTGACAATAAATTCAGATGACCCCGCTTACTTTGGTGGCTACATGTCGGATAACTTCAACGCTGTGAGCCTAGCTCATGAGATGACGAAGCGAGAGTTGGCGCAGTTTACTTTGAATGCCATTGAAGCTAGCTTTATCGAAGAATCACTGAAGCAGCAGTATCGAGGTGTGGTTCAAGCGTACCTTGATCAAGCAGGTGATCTCTAG